The following are from one region of the Bactrocera oleae isolate idBacOlea1 chromosome 6, idBacOlea1, whole genome shotgun sequence genome:
- the LOC106623556 gene encoding cytochrome P450 4d8 has product MLFFAILLLFFIIALLNYVTMLRMRRGALHNVPGPYCYPFIGAVQIYLELSMNNMLEQMLQLHERHGSVMSAWVANCISVSSIDLEMNEQILASPQHIAKHSNYKMLHQWLGTGLLLSDGRKWLARRKIITPAFHFKILEQFVEVFDQQSTILLSCLAKKADGRNAFDVYPFVCLAALDIIAETAMGTKVGAQTNARTEYELAVNKITKLIAWRLTKFHLTNEILFSIFCPHLKWQQMRLIKTLHKFTTNVIKQRREALEKNRTVVTVAEDLMEDYNFGCNKKRMALLDMLLQSTIDDQPLSDEDIREEVDTFMFEGHDTTTSAICFILHLLSRHPEAQQKVLQEIASVLGDDREQAISLRELNELKYVECVIKETLRLYPTVPLVGRQLTENFKYTHSQIGNGIIPSGTEVLINLYGMFRQARYFERPNDFVPERHLSNKCESAFLFIPFSAGPRNCIGQKYAMLEMKMIIAKIVREYELLPFGKAVQPESNIVLRSTTGFQLGMRKRN; this is encoded by the exons ATGTTGTTCTTcgcaattttgttgttatttttcatCATAGCGCTGCTAAATTATGTCACCATGCTGCGCATGCGTCGTGGTGCACTCCACAATGTACCTGGGCCTTACTGCTATCCATTTATAGGCGCAGTGCAAATATATCTCGAGCTTAGTATGAATA ACATGCTGGAGCAGATGTTGCAGTTGCACGAGCGACATGGCAGTGTAATGTCCGCTTGGGTGGCCAATTGTATATCGGTTTCCAGCATCGATTTGGAAATGAACGAACAAATTTTGGCCTCACCACAACACATTGCCAAGCATTCTAACTACAAAATGTTGCATCAATGGCTGGGAACTGGGCTGCTGCTGAGCGATGGCCGTAAATGGCTTGCACGCCGAAAGATTATAACACCCGCCTTTCATTTCAAGATATTGGAACAGTTTGTCGAGGTTTTCGATCAGCAATCGACGATATTGTTGAGTTGTTTGGCGAAGAAAGCCGATGGCCGCAATGCCTTTGATGTCTATCCCTTTGTTTGCTTGGCCGCACTGGATATTATAGCGG agaCAGCGATGGGCACTAAAGTGGGAGCGCAAACTAATGCGCGGACTGAATATGAGTTGGCTGTGAATAA AATCACAAAACTTATCGCTTGGCGTTTAACTAAATTCCATCTCACCAATGAAATTTTATTCAGCATCTTCTGTCCCCACCTCAAGTGGCAGCAAATGCGACTCATCAAAACGTTGCATAAATTCACCACAAATGTGATAAAGCAAAGACGCGAGGCACTTGAAAAAAATCGAACAGTAGTTACAGTGGCTGAAGATTTAATGGAAGACTATAACTTCGGGTGCAATAAGAAACGTATGGCTCTGCTTGATATGCTGCTTCAGTCCACGATCGATGATCAACCGTTGTCCGATGAAGATATACGCGAGGAAGTCGATACTTTTATGTTCGAAGGCCACGATACCACAACTTCGGCAATCTGTTTTATACTACATTTACTATCACGCCACCCAGAGGCACAACAGAAGGTTTTGCAGGAAATCGCATCTGTTCTGGGTGATGATCGTGAGCAAGCGATCAGCTTGCGTGAACTTAATGAGCTGAAATATGTCGAATGTGTTATTAAGGAGACACTCCGTCTCTATCCAACCGTGCCGCTTGTGGGCAGACAATTGACAGAGAACTTCAAATATA CTCATTCTCAGATTGGAAATGGCATCATACCTTCGGGCACTGAAGTTCTTATCAATCTTTATGGCATGTTTCGTCAGGCACGTTATTTTGAGCGCCCCAATGACTTTGTGCCTGAACGTCATTTGAGTAATAAGTGCGAAAGTGCATTTCTTTTCATACCCTTCAGCGCTGGCCCTCGTAATTGTATTGGTCAGAAATACGCTATGCTGGAGATGAAGATGATCATTGCCAAGATCGTGCGTGAATACGAGCTGCTGCCCTTCGGCAAAGCTGTGCAACCAGAATCAAATATAGTTCTGCGCTCAACTACGGGTTTTCAGTTGGGCATGAGAAAGAGAAATTGA
- the LOC106623558 gene encoding uncharacterized protein, whose protein sequence is MKLAVLSLALVLCVAFAAADIDYSVEDNEIEEFAPLGLADELGEVDTFSVLGILWSALTGGLRTLKGINCTIRRVMSIRDEGVNFLNAFKGCNSAAFKDLNVVLSQVRTVVKTSNDIIHLNSNVCKNGALDDQADAKKNTPFVCFFKVLGKILSLKNQIGKTITLSKKLSSTPGTYGTCNIDSVGDLVSVFTQFPSYVKTCSKLRN, encoded by the exons ATGAAGTTAGCTGTACTTTCGCTCGCCTTAGTCCTGTGCGTGGCATTCGCCGCG GCCGATATCGATTACTCTGTTGAGGATAATGAAATAGAGGAGTTCGCTCCTTTGGGGCTCGCCGACGAACTTGGCGAGGTGGATACATTCAGCGTGCTCGGTATATTATGGTCTGCCCTCACTGGCGGTTTGCGTACACTCAAAGGCATCAATTGCACCATACGCCGTGTGATGAGCATACGCGATGAAGGCGTTAATTTCCTCAATGCCTTTAAAGGCTGTAATAGTGCCGCCTTTAAGGACCTGAACGTTGTGCTTAGTCAAGTACGAACTGTGGTGAAGACGTCCAATGATATTATCCATTTGAACAGCAACGTTTGCAAAAATGGAGCTCTCGATGATCAGGCTGATGCCAAGAAGAATACTCCTTTCGTCTGTTTCTTTAAGGTGTTGGGTAAAATATTGTCGCTGAAAAATCAAATTGGTAAGACAATTACCTTGTCGAAGAAGTTGTCATCCACACCGGGCACCTATGGCACGTGCAATATCGACTCAGTAGGCGACTTGGTTTCGGTATTCACACAATTCCCGTCTTACGTGAAGACTTGCTCAAAGTTGAGAAATTAA
- the LOC106623555 gene encoding probable cytochrome P450 316a1 produces MIVICIFISLTIVSALNYVKTRRKRALITNLSGPLALPLIGSVQKFLLLTPRNFLVKSRNYLNKFGTLSRCWVFDRLFILTADYEFVTQLLHSADHLNTGYNNLLQPVYGVGLLRRDADEWQKRRQLITHALRLQRLSEFAKVFAAQTQLLVERLREESDGKSNFDIQPYVQRVVLDVLIETAVGVESKEQCAQAQPVYGEYTQTVLALIELFKSRFLSLHSANGTIYSILCPLMKRRQQQLLKTLNRINNELILEQRAASTTMPTTDKSNVAIYTIQVHESHNETVPLRFDTLLKQLLAAEITGEPLSNAEICEELNTFVFQGCLLTPAAISFALVAISRHPSVQQKVLEELRSVWPKGTPCICTLENLMKLKYLECVIQETMRLYPPQPIIARDLKQNFSYTHSKVKDGVLPAESEIYINVFEMLRQPESFVDPACFRPERFSCAENTDMLAWGLGPRNCVARKYTMLLMKSVIAHLLLAYEVLPLGAELCLEVKIILCSSSGWQVALRSRDD; encoded by the exons atgattgtaatttgcATATTCATTTCGTTGACAATCGTTTCGGCGTTGAATTATGTTAAGACGCGTAGGAAACGTGCGCTCATTACGAATCTAAGTGGACCCTTGGCGCTGCCGCTAATCGGTTCGGTGCAGAAGTTCTTGCTGCTTACGCCAAGAA ATTTTCTCGTCAAGTCACGCAATTATCTCAACAAGTTCGGCACACTCTCGCGTTGCTGGGTCTTCGATCGGCTTTTCATCCTCACCGCCGACTACGAGTTTGTCACACAGCTGCTACACAGCGCAGATCATTTGAATACAGGCTACAACAATCTGTTGCAACCGGTCTACGGTGTGGGACTGTTGAGACGAGATGCCGACGAATGGCAAAAACGACGTCAGTTGATCACGCATGCGTTGCGCCTACAGAGACTGAGTGAATTTGCGAAGGTATTTGCAGCACAAACACAATTATTGGTGGAGCGCCTACGCGAAGAAAGTGATGGTAAAAGCAACTTCGATATACAACCATATGTGCAGAGAGTGGTGCTCGATGTGCTCATTGAAACTGCAGTGGGCGTGGAGAGCAAAGAGCAGTGTGCGCAAGCGCAGCCGGTGTATGGAGAGTATACGCAAACTGTGTTGGC GCTCATCGAGCTCTTTAAGTCGCGTTTCCTTAGCTTACATTCCGCGAATGGCACAATCTACAGCATACTTTGTCCGCTGATGAAGCGACGACAGCAGCAGCTATTGAAGACGCTCAATCGCATAAATAACGAATTGATTTTAGAGCAACGTGCAGCCTCTACAACAATGCCAACGACTGATAAGTCCAATGTCGCGATCTATACGATTCAAGTGCATGAGTCACACAACGAAACTGTGCCGCTGCGGTTTGACACACTTTTGAAACAGCTGCTTGCTGCGGAAATCACCGGCGAGCCGCTGAGTAATGCGGAGATCTGTGAAGAGCTGAATACCTTCGTCTTTCAAGGTTGCCTACTAACACCGGCGGCGATCTCATTTGCGCTTGTCGCGATCTCACGACATCCGAGCGTACAACAAAAAGTACTTGAGGAATTACGAAGTGTGTGGCCGAAGGGTACGCCGTGCATCTGCACGCTGGAGAATTTAATGAAGCTGAAATATTTGGAGTGTGTTATCCAGGAGACGATGAGACTGTATCCTCCGCAGCCGATTATAGCGCGCGATCTCAAGCAAAATTTCAGTTACA CACATTCAAAGGTCAAGGACGGCGTTTTACCCGCCGAATCGGAAATCTATATAAATGTCTTTGAAATGCTGCGTCAACCTGAAAGCTTCGTAGATCCTGCATGTTTTCGCCCGGAGCGCTTTAGTTGTGCCGAAAATACAGACATGCTTGCCTGGGGTCTCGGTCCACGGAACTGTGTGGCGCGAAAATACACCATGCTGCTGATGAAATCTGTGATTGCGCATTTATTACTAGCCTATGAAGTACTGCCTCTTGGCGCGGAGCTCTGTTTGGAAGTGAAAATCATTTTGTGTTCCTCGAGTGGTTGGCAAGTGGCGCTAAGATCGCGCGATGATTAG